In a genomic window of Aggregatimonas sangjinii:
- the murA gene encoding UDP-N-acetylglucosamine 1-carboxyvinyltransferase — translation MGTFKIEGGHKLAGAITPQGAKNEALQILCAVLLTPEEVTINNIPDIVDVNKLISLLEDLGVKIQKKGKGSYVFRADDINIDYLQTDQFKKDGSGLRGSIMLVGPLLARFGKGYIPKPGGDKIGRRRLDTHFEGFINLGAKFRYNKTEHFYGVEAKKLKGTYMLLDEASVTGTANIVMAAVLAEGTTTIYNAACEPYLQQLCKMLNRMGAKISGVGSNMLIIEGVDKLGGTTHRMLPDMIEIGSWIGLAAMTKSELTIKNVSWDDLGQIPSVFRKLGITVERKGDDIFIPAHKDGYEIQNYIDGSILTISDAPWPGMTPDLLSILIVVATQAKGEVLVHQKMFESRLFFVDKLIDMGAKIILCDPHRATVIGHDFNSTLKATTMVSPDIRAGVSLLIAALSAEGESTIHNIEQIDRGYEDIDNRLRAIGAKIVRL, via the coding sequence ATGGGAACATTTAAAATTGAGGGCGGGCATAAACTTGCCGGTGCGATTACACCCCAAGGCGCCAAAAATGAAGCATTGCAGATTCTTTGTGCAGTATTGTTGACGCCCGAAGAAGTAACCATAAACAACATTCCAGATATTGTTGATGTAAACAAATTAATTTCCCTTTTGGAAGACCTAGGGGTCAAAATTCAAAAGAAAGGAAAAGGGTCTTACGTATTTCGTGCGGATGATATCAATATCGATTATTTACAAACCGATCAGTTTAAGAAAGATGGTAGTGGTCTTCGAGGCTCCATCATGTTGGTCGGACCGCTTTTGGCACGTTTCGGAAAGGGTTACATCCCTAAACCGGGCGGTGACAAAATAGGTAGACGTAGATTGGACACCCATTTTGAAGGATTCATTAATCTCGGTGCAAAGTTCAGATACAATAAGACGGAACACTTTTATGGAGTTGAGGCCAAGAAATTAAAGGGCACTTACATGTTGCTCGATGAGGCTTCGGTAACCGGAACGGCGAACATCGTAATGGCAGCCGTACTGGCCGAGGGAACGACCACAATCTATAATGCGGCCTGCGAACCTTATTTGCAGCAGCTTTGTAAAATGTTGAATCGGATGGGCGCCAAAATCAGCGGTGTTGGTTCCAACATGTTGATCATAGAAGGAGTGGACAAGTTGGGCGGAACTACCCATCGTATGCTCCCGGATATGATCGAAATCGGCAGTTGGATCGGTCTTGCCGCGATGACGAAAAGCGAATTGACCATTAAAAATGTGAGCTGGGACGATTTAGGACAAATACCCAGTGTTTTTCGAAAATTGGGAATTACCGTCGAACGAAAAGGGGATGATATCTTCATTCCTGCCCACAAAGACGGTTACGAGATACAGAACTACATCGACGGTTCTATTTTAACGATTTCGGACGCACCATGGCCAGGAATGACACCTGATCTGCTTAGTATTTTAATAGTGGTGGCTACACAGGCCAAGGGGGAGGTATTGGTGCATCAAAAGATGTTTGAAAGCCGCTTGTTCTTTGTCGATAAATTGATCGATATGGGTGCGAAAATTATACTGTGCGACCCGCACAGGGCCACCGTAATCGGACACGATTTCAATTCGACCCTTAAGGCGACCACCATGGTCTCTCCTGATATTCGGGCAGGTGTATCGCTTTTGATAGCGGCACTTTCTGCAGAGGGTGAATCTACGATTCATAATATCGAGCAGATAGACAGAGGGTACGAAGACATTGATAACCGATTACGGGCAATCGGAGCCAAGATCGTACGTCTATAG